The Syngnathus scovelli strain Florida chromosome 18, RoL_Ssco_1.2, whole genome shotgun sequence genome contains a region encoding:
- the eif1axb gene encoding eukaryotic translation initiation factor 1A X-linked b, with translation MPKNKGKGGKNRRRGKNENESEKRELVFKEDGQEYAQVIKMLGNGRLEAMCFDGTKRLCHIRGKLRKKVWINTSDIILVGLRDYQDNKADVILKYNADEARSLKAYGELPEHAKINETDTFGPGDDDEIQFDDIGDDDEDIDDI, from the exons ATGCCCAAAAATAAAG GTAAGGGAGGAAAGAATCGGCGGCGTGGAAAGAATGAAAACGAGTCTGAGAAGAGAGAGTTGGTGTTCAAAGAAGATGGACAGG AATATGCTCAGGTGATAAAAATGTTGGGGAATGGCCGTTTGGAGGCCATGTGCTTCGATGGCACCAAGCGACTCTGCCACATCAGAGGAAAGCTCCGGAAAAAg GTGTGGATCAACACGTCGGACATCATCCTGGTGGGCCTGAGAGATTACCAG GACAACAAGGCCGACGTCATCCTCAAGTACAACGCGGATGAGGCTCGCAGTCTGAAAGCGTACGGCGAGCTGCCCGAGCACG CCAAAATCAACGAAACAGACACGTTTGGTCCCGGAGACGACGACGAGATCCAGTTTGACGACATTGGCGATGACGATGAAGACATTGATGac ATCTAA